The region GAATCAAAGAAGATCCTGTAATGATTGATAAAATCAATAATTTCATCAAAAATGATTTGCTTTCTGTTCTCTTGAATAATAAAGAAGTAATTGGCGACCTGATTTCTTCAACTGTAAAATCCTGGGATGGAAAAGAGGTTTCTGAAAAATTGGAACTGGAAATTGGAAAAGATCTTCAATACATCAGAATCAACGGAACTTTAGTTGGGGGTGTTATCGGACTTATTATTTATGGTGTAGAACAGTTGTATCATTTATTTTTATAATAAGATATTCGTAATTTTTGCCATTTCGACTGAAAGGAGAAATGACAAAATTGGGTGTAAAAAAAGAGGCAAATTTTAAAAGTTTGCCTCTTTTTTTTAAAAGAAAAATATTTTTACAATAACGAATGACAAGTCATTGCATTTGGCTGTTGTACACCCATCAATTCTAAAATTGTTGGAGCAATATCACCTAAAACACCATCCTGAATGCTTTTTAGCTGTTTGTCAACTAAAATAATCGGCACTGGGTTTGTGGTGTGAGCCGTATTTGGAGAACCGTCAGGGTTAATCATCGTTTCGCAGTTTCCGTGATCCGCAATTACGATTGTAGTGTAATCATTTGCAAGAGCAGCATCAATTACTTTTTTAGCGCAAGCGTCAACTGCTTCACAAGCTTTAATAGCTGCTTCCATAATTCCGGTGTGTCCCACCATGTCACCGTTGGCAAAGTTTAAGCAAACAAAATCAACTTCACCTTTGTTCAATTCAGGAACAAGAGCATCTGCCAATTCGTAAGCGCTCATTTCTGGTTTTAAATCGTAAGTGGCAACTTTAGGAGAATTTCTTAAGATTCTTTCTTCGCCTTCAAAAGGAGTTTCTCTTCCTCCCGAAAAGAAGAAAGTTACGTGTGGATATTTCTCAGTCTCCGCAATTCTGATTTGTTTTTTGCCTGCTTTTTCTAAAACCTCGCCAAGAGTTTCGGTAATATTATCTTTATTGTAAACCACTTTTACGTTTTGGTATGTTTCGTCGTAATTAGTCAACGTTACATAGTACAAGTTTAGTTTGTGCATGTTTTGTTCGTGAAAATCTTGCTGAGAAAGCGCCTCAGTAAGTTCACGTCCTCTGTCAGTTCTAAAGTTAAAGAAGATTACAACATCGCCTTCTACAATTGTA is a window of Flavobacterium crocinum DNA encoding:
- the gpmI gene encoding 2,3-bisphosphoglycerate-independent phosphoglycerate mutase — its product is MNKKVILMILDGWGKSPDPKVSAIDNANVPFINSLYKNYPSAQLRTDGLNVGLPEGQMGNSEVGHMNLGAGRIVYQDLAKINLAVEHKTLAKEQVLIDAFTYAKENNKKVHFLGLVSDGGVHSHTSHLRGLIDASQEYGLDQVYIHAFTDGRDVDPKSGAKYIHDLDDYIKDTPVKIASIIGRYYAMDRDKRWERVKLAYDLVVNGVGTPSTNAVASVLSSYEKDVTDEFIEPVVIVDENAKPLATIVEGDVVIFFNFRTDRGRELTEALSQQDFHEQNMHKLNLYYVTLTNYDETYQNVKVVYNKDNITETLGEVLEKAGKKQIRIAETEKYPHVTFFFSGGRETPFEGEERILRNSPKVATYDLKPEMSAYELADALVPELNKGEVDFVCLNFANGDMVGHTGIMEAAIKACEAVDACAKKVIDAALANDYTTIVIADHGNCETMINPDGSPNTAHTTNPVPIILVDKQLKSIQDGVLGDIAPTILELMGVQQPNAMTCHSLL